One window from the genome of Marinobacter sp. es.048 encodes:
- a CDS encoding lysylphosphatidylglycerol synthase transmembrane domain-containing protein: MTELRQKRVRLAVRWLFTVLIIGFVIRSVDASALWQELAGFSPYVLVPALVLTVVQVALSAWRWRYTVERLGLPLDYGVAVREYYLATFLNQVLPGGVLGDVNRAWRHGTGAGERLSAVHGVAIERFSGQLVLVVVAISVAWLLASGQLTTGHWNGGLWLGVGILFVVVAFWLALKVGIADYLQRLRRDLYLSLLNRMVLPVQIGSSLVVLATYLGVFLCLAWGADYLDTAASVAIIAGLGSILLLSMVIPLTVAGWGIREGAAAVLWPMAGLPAEQGVALSVGYGALVLISSLPGMVFLFTGRPENG, from the coding sequence TTGACGGAACTGCGTCAAAAGCGGGTACGGCTGGCGGTCAGGTGGTTGTTCACTGTATTGATCATCGGATTCGTTATCCGCTCCGTGGATGCGAGCGCGCTCTGGCAGGAGCTCGCCGGTTTTTCTCCGTATGTTCTGGTACCTGCCCTGGTGCTCACGGTCGTTCAGGTGGCACTCTCTGCCTGGCGTTGGCGTTACACCGTAGAGAGGCTTGGATTACCTCTCGACTATGGCGTTGCCGTCCGGGAATACTATCTGGCCACGTTTCTCAACCAGGTTCTGCCAGGTGGCGTCCTTGGTGATGTAAACCGGGCATGGCGCCATGGAACGGGAGCCGGCGAACGTCTCTCAGCCGTCCATGGGGTGGCCATCGAGCGTTTCTCGGGCCAGTTGGTGCTGGTGGTGGTTGCCATTTCTGTCGCTTGGCTTCTCGCTTCCGGGCAGCTGACTACTGGTCATTGGAATGGTGGGTTGTGGCTCGGTGTCGGTATTCTCTTTGTTGTCGTCGCTTTTTGGCTCGCACTGAAAGTGGGGATTGCAGATTACCTGCAGCGCCTGCGGCGCGATCTGTATCTGTCGTTGTTGAACCGCATGGTGTTGCCGGTTCAGATTGGCTCTTCGTTAGTGGTGTTGGCGACCTATCTTGGGGTATTCCTCTGCCTCGCCTGGGGGGCGGATTATCTCGATACAGCGGCATCGGTGGCCATCATTGCCGGCCTTGGCAGTATTCTCCTTCTGAGCATGGTCATACCGCTAACGGTTGCCGGCTGGGGTATCCGGGAGGGCGCCGCCGCGGTGCTCTGGCCTATGGCCGGATTGCCTGCGGAGCAGGGGGTGGCGCTGAGTGTGGGGTATGGGGCGTTGGTGTTGATTTCCAGTTTGCCCGGAATGGTTTTTTTGTTCACTGGCCGGCCGGAGAACGGGTAA
- a CDS encoding RibD family protein codes for MVARTLDIDSAWELVLSAVNRSNVTLPLPGTDKEAVKLNGHGAWHLMQPATGEAKDLLSVFLPLCRPVPDDGRPKVIGQLGQSLDGRIATVTGRSRFINGDDGITHLHRIRAVSDAVIVGAGTASTDNPRLTVRRTSGRNPVRVVIDRHHRVPDSHHLFTDGEAPTLRLVAGQYEKSENPSIGPGVTEIPCLGDADAEQPVDPKLIVQVLADFGLKKLFVEGGGVTVSSFLNAGLLDRLHVMVAPMIIGSGRPAFSLPEIDFLDDALRPRAQLINLGSDMLFDLDFSRDT; via the coding sequence ATGGTGGCAAGAACACTGGATATCGACTCGGCATGGGAGTTGGTACTTAGCGCAGTTAACCGCAGCAATGTGACACTGCCATTGCCGGGAACTGACAAAGAAGCAGTAAAACTCAATGGCCACGGTGCCTGGCACCTGATGCAACCGGCCACTGGCGAGGCGAAGGATCTGCTCTCGGTGTTTCTTCCCCTGTGTCGACCCGTGCCAGATGATGGTCGCCCCAAAGTCATCGGCCAACTGGGCCAGAGCCTCGACGGGCGGATTGCGACGGTGACCGGCCGCTCCCGTTTCATCAACGGCGACGACGGGATTACCCATCTACACCGGATCCGCGCGGTGTCCGATGCGGTCATCGTGGGTGCCGGCACTGCCTCCACCGATAATCCCCGCCTGACCGTACGCCGCACCAGCGGTCGCAACCCGGTACGTGTGGTTATTGACCGTCACCATCGCGTACCGGACAGCCATCACCTGTTTACCGACGGTGAAGCCCCCACCCTACGTTTGGTGGCTGGCCAGTACGAGAAAAGCGAGAACCCGTCTATCGGTCCGGGTGTTACCGAGATTCCCTGTCTTGGGGACGCGGACGCTGAGCAACCCGTTGATCCAAAATTGATCGTTCAGGTTCTGGCGGATTTCGGTTTGAAAAAGTTATTCGTGGAAGGGGGCGGCGTCACCGTCTCCTCGTTTCTCAACGCAGGCTTGCTGGACCGGCTACATGTGATGGTCGCGCCCATGATCATCGGCAGCGGCAGACCAGCCTTCTCGCTTCCCGAGATCGACTTTCTGGATGATGCCTTGCGGCCGCGGGCGCAGCTTATAAACCTCGGCAGCGATATGCTCTTCGACCTCGATTTTTCCCGTGACACGTAG
- the galU gene encoding UTP--glucose-1-phosphate uridylyltransferase GalU, whose amino-acid sequence MIKKCLFPVAGYGTRFLPATKAMPKEILPVVNKPLVQYGVEEAAEAGIHEFGFVTGRGKRAIEDHFDISYELEQQIAGSGKEELLTSIRDLIDHNSFAFTRQNEMKGLGHAILTGRNLVGDNPFAVVLADDFCIGPEGEDGVMAQMVKLYNQFRCSIVAIEEVPADETHKYGVIAGESMKDGLYRITDMVEKPAPEDAPSNLAIIGRYILTPDIFEIIEKTPAGKNGEVQITDALLEQAKNGCVLAYQFKGRRFDCGSIDGFVEATNYVYENIYKKGK is encoded by the coding sequence ATGATCAAAAAATGCCTGTTTCCCGTCGCCGGCTACGGCACCCGTTTTCTTCCGGCCACCAAGGCGATGCCCAAGGAAATCCTGCCGGTGGTGAACAAACCTCTGGTTCAATATGGCGTTGAGGAAGCCGCGGAAGCCGGTATTCATGAATTTGGCTTCGTAACTGGTCGGGGCAAGCGGGCTATTGAAGATCATTTCGACATCAGCTACGAGCTCGAACAACAGATCGCCGGCTCTGGCAAGGAAGAGCTGCTCACCTCCATCCGAGACCTCATTGATCACAACAGTTTTGCCTTTACCCGGCAGAATGAGATGAAGGGCCTGGGCCACGCCATTCTGACCGGTCGGAATCTGGTGGGTGACAACCCGTTCGCGGTAGTGCTGGCGGATGACTTCTGCATTGGCCCCGAAGGTGAAGACGGCGTAATGGCGCAGATGGTTAAACTTTATAATCAGTTCCGCTGCTCAATTGTTGCGATTGAAGAAGTACCGGCTGACGAAACTCACAAGTATGGAGTGATTGCCGGTGAATCCATGAAAGATGGCCTCTATCGAATCACCGACATGGTGGAAAAACCAGCCCCGGAAGATGCCCCGAGCAACCTCGCTATCATTGGGCGATACATTCTTACGCCGGACATTTTCGAGATTATTGAGAAGACCCCGGCGGGCAAGAATGGTGAAGTCCAGATTACCGATGCCCTTCTCGAACAGGCGAAAAACGGTTGCGTGCTGGCCTATCAGTTTAAAGGGCGCAGGTTCGATTGCGGCAGCATTGATGGCTTTGTGGAAGCGACCAACTACGTCTACGAAAATATTTACAAGAAAGGCAAATAA
- a CDS encoding ShlB/FhaC/HecB family hemolysin secretion/activation protein — translation MPDLLASPLAALDQRPDRLLKSVASYLEPRLKFSGSSNHDNERARGRLNLAGSNIIWSSHDLALDFRDSVARRDEAESKTLRLRYSLPVAGSSLKFSVENSEQVGVEDNAGLRTDSQTEYQGMKLSGSRPLLSWEGINVDSVFSHSTVTKRAYKGSAWASDTSYQLSSFALRCAGKRQLPGGFLAGTHLTALSGTEHRESVTTTTRSYESNRYHKLALSASLNRTVYHWDMGLEGRYQFAPEDLVSAEELQIAGPSMMHGFNGQSLYVAEGGWVRFDARSPGYSIPFMDTTHSNVIVSVLKGWAPSSGARDESFNASTGEVALQLHRPGFEARMSVGRILDVSGTEMDKPSLPDVSFSMSLAI, via the coding sequence TTGCCAGATTTGTTGGCCAGTCCTCTGGCAGCCCTCGACCAGCGTCCGGATAGGCTGCTCAAGTCTGTCGCCAGCTATCTGGAACCACGGCTGAAGTTTTCGGGGAGCTCCAATCACGACAACGAGCGGGCAAGGGGGCGTCTGAATCTGGCCGGTAGCAACATTATCTGGTCCAGCCATGACCTTGCCTTGGATTTTCGGGATTCCGTCGCCCGCCGTGATGAGGCAGAGTCAAAGACACTTCGTCTGAGGTATTCGCTTCCAGTCGCGGGCAGCAGCCTGAAGTTCTCGGTCGAGAACTCCGAGCAGGTCGGTGTTGAGGATAACGCCGGTCTGCGAACCGATTCCCAGACCGAGTATCAGGGAATGAAACTCTCCGGTAGTCGACCCTTGTTGTCATGGGAAGGGATCAACGTCGACAGTGTGTTCAGTCACTCTACGGTCACCAAACGCGCCTATAAAGGTTCAGCCTGGGCGTCGGACACTTCTTACCAACTGTCCAGTTTTGCACTGCGATGCGCTGGAAAGCGGCAATTGCCGGGGGGGTTCCTGGCGGGAACGCACCTTACGGCACTCAGCGGGACGGAGCATCGTGAATCGGTTACAACAACGACCCGTAGTTATGAAAGCAACCGATACCACAAGCTGGCTTTATCGGCCTCGCTTAACCGGACGGTCTATCACTGGGATATGGGATTGGAGGGCCGATACCAGTTTGCACCCGAGGATCTTGTGTCGGCTGAAGAACTGCAGATTGCCGGTCCTTCGATGATGCACGGGTTTAATGGCCAGTCACTCTATGTGGCAGAAGGAGGCTGGGTTCGTTTCGACGCTCGCAGTCCGGGTTACTCGATTCCGTTTATGGACACGACCCATTCCAATGTCATTGTCTCGGTTCTGAAGGGCTGGGCTCCCTCCTCAGGAGCCCGCGACGAGAGCTTCAACGCGAGCACCGGAGAGGTCGCGCTACAGCTCCATAGGCCGGGCTTTGAAGCACGCATGAGTGTCGGTCGGATTCTTGATGTATCCGGCACCGAAATGGACAAACCGTCCCTGCCGGATGTTTCATTCTCGATGTCCTTGGCGATCTGA
- a CDS encoding glucan biosynthesis protein, translating into MDRRTLIKGLAALMSAGSLPLVPFVHGAGIQPVPGSRPHAFSYAWLKGRARALAAETYLSHEGELPQSLKTLPWDDYQAIAFLADQALWRDDDTAFQVQLFHLGLYFQQPVKIHEVVDGEATELAYRQDLFRYNGDQPLGDLPEDLGYAGFRIHYHNNFALDLAAFLGASYFRAVGSEMQYGLSARGLAIDTGMDREEEFPRFSEFWLEKPAPGSQLLRVWALLDSPSTTGAYAFVLDPGRHMVMDVDVALYPRTEITRAGIAPLTSMYQVGENDDRMGYDWRPEIHDSDGLAIRNGNGEWLWRPLVNPANLRFNSFQDINPVGFGLLQRDRNFDHYQDDGVFYDRRPSLWVEPRGDWGRGSVDLVEIPTVDETFDNIVAFWHPEKPLLPGREYLFSYRLHWGEQAPLQPYELATVRATRTGLGGVVGQKRTYFSWRFAVDFAGGALEMLGKNADVEPVISVSRGEVEITSARPLSAIDGYRAMFDLVPDDSIEPINIRLYLKLGAEPLTETWLYQYTPPTVAERQIY; encoded by the coding sequence ATGGACAGACGAACGCTGATCAAAGGGCTGGCGGCACTGATGAGTGCCGGCTCGTTACCTTTGGTGCCCTTCGTGCACGGTGCCGGCATTCAACCGGTACCTGGCAGCCGGCCCCATGCATTCAGCTATGCCTGGTTAAAGGGCCGCGCCCGGGCACTGGCAGCCGAGACGTATCTATCCCATGAAGGTGAGTTACCCCAATCCCTGAAAACTCTCCCCTGGGATGACTACCAGGCTATTGCTTTTCTGGCCGACCAGGCGCTGTGGCGTGACGACGATACCGCTTTCCAGGTTCAGCTCTTCCACCTTGGACTTTATTTCCAGCAGCCCGTCAAAATTCATGAAGTGGTTGATGGTGAAGCTACCGAATTGGCCTATAGACAGGATCTGTTCCGGTACAACGGCGATCAGCCTCTGGGCGATTTGCCAGAGGACCTGGGCTACGCCGGTTTTCGGATTCACTACCACAACAACTTTGCCCTGGATCTGGCCGCCTTCCTGGGCGCCAGCTATTTCCGGGCGGTTGGCTCAGAGATGCAGTATGGTCTGTCGGCCAGGGGGCTGGCGATTGATACCGGCATGGATCGCGAAGAAGAGTTTCCCCGGTTTTCCGAATTCTGGCTGGAAAAGCCGGCACCAGGCAGCCAACTGCTTCGGGTATGGGCGCTGCTGGATTCTCCCAGCACCACCGGCGCCTACGCGTTCGTGCTCGACCCCGGGCGCCATATGGTCATGGACGTGGATGTAGCGCTTTACCCGAGAACGGAAATCACCCGTGCAGGGATTGCGCCGCTGACCAGCATGTACCAGGTGGGTGAAAATGACGATCGCATGGGCTATGACTGGCGGCCGGAAATACACGATTCCGACGGCCTGGCCATACGCAACGGCAACGGCGAGTGGTTGTGGCGGCCGTTGGTGAATCCTGCGAATCTCCGGTTCAACAGTTTCCAGGATATCAACCCCGTCGGCTTCGGCCTGTTGCAGCGCGACAGGAATTTCGACCACTACCAGGATGACGGCGTGTTTTACGATCGCCGGCCCAGCCTCTGGGTGGAGCCCCGCGGAGACTGGGGGCGGGGCAGTGTTGATCTGGTGGAAATCCCCACCGTGGATGAAACCTTCGATAACATCGTCGCCTTCTGGCACCCGGAAAAACCTCTGTTGCCAGGCCGGGAGTACCTCTTCAGCTACCGCCTGCACTGGGGCGAGCAAGCTCCGTTACAGCCCTATGAGTTGGCCACAGTGCGGGCAACCCGGACGGGTCTGGGTGGTGTCGTGGGCCAGAAACGAACCTACTTTTCATGGCGTTTTGCTGTTGATTTCGCGGGTGGCGCGCTTGAAATGCTTGGCAAGAATGCGGATGTAGAGCCCGTCATCAGTGTGAGCAGGGGAGAGGTTGAGATTACCTCCGCCAGACCATTGTCTGCAATCGACGGCTACCGGGCCATGTTCGACCTGGTGCCGGATGACTCCATTGAACCTATCAATATCCGCCTGTACCTCAAGCTGGGCGCCGAGCCGCTGACGGAGACCTGGTTATATCAATACACACCGCCAACGGTTGCCGAACGCCAGATCTATTGA
- a CDS encoding GntR family transcriptional regulator, with product MAELLSTTYTRADEAFDCLQTAIVKGELAPGEKIGELELCSRFNLTRGPLREALGRLESRGLLVRRPHAGVKVVSVSASELMELYRIREVMEGLAARQAAERMTDQEIADLQATLDTHERMIDEAQGQAYYQAEGDYDFHHRIATGSRNTKLAQMLLGDLYYMVRMYRYRLSTSTGRPQRALGEHRRIVEAIAQRDGELAEFLMKRHINAARQNIEKKIQEGELTI from the coding sequence ATGGCTGAGTTACTGTCTACCACCTACACCCGCGCCGATGAGGCTTTTGATTGTCTGCAAACGGCAATCGTGAAGGGTGAGCTGGCGCCCGGTGAAAAAATTGGCGAGCTGGAACTGTGCTCACGGTTCAATCTTACTCGCGGCCCTCTGCGTGAAGCACTCGGCCGTCTTGAATCCCGTGGCCTTCTGGTGCGCCGCCCCCACGCCGGCGTCAAGGTGGTTTCAGTCAGCGCCTCCGAGCTGATGGAGCTCTACCGCATACGCGAAGTGATGGAGGGGCTGGCCGCTCGACAGGCCGCCGAGCGCATGACCGACCAGGAAATTGCCGATCTTCAGGCAACCCTCGACACCCACGAACGCATGATCGACGAAGCCCAGGGCCAGGCCTATTACCAGGCCGAAGGGGATTACGACTTCCACCACAGAATCGCCACCGGCAGCCGCAACACCAAACTTGCCCAGATGCTGCTTGGTGATCTTTATTACATGGTACGGATGTACCGATACCGTCTCAGCACCTCCACCGGACGCCCCCAGCGGGCTCTCGGCGAACACCGCCGTATCGTCGAGGCCATCGCCCAGCGCGACGGTGAACTCGCCGAATTTCTGATGAAACGCCATATCAACGCAGCAAGACAGAACATCGAGAAAAAGATCCAGGAAGGCGAACTAACCATTTAA
- the prpB gene encoding methylisocitrate lyase translates to MSNKLSPGARFRKALKDNQPLQIVGTINAYAAMMAEKVGHQAIYLSGGGVANASYGLPDLGMTSMNDVVEDVRRITAATDVPLLVDIDTGWGGAFNIGRTIREMERAGAAAVHIEDQVAQKRCGHRPNKEIVSQEEMVDRIKAAVDAREDEDFFIMARTDAFQKEGLEAAIERAKACIEAGADGIFAEAVTELEHYKAFSEALDVPILANITEFGATPLYNRKELAEAGADMVLYPLSAFRAMNKAALTVYQSILEKGDQKDVVDLMQTRMELYDFLNYHDFEQKLDQLFQQSKG, encoded by the coding sequence ATGTCCAACAAACTCAGCCCCGGCGCCCGCTTCCGCAAAGCGCTCAAAGACAACCAGCCCCTGCAGATTGTCGGCACCATCAACGCCTACGCCGCCATGATGGCCGAGAAAGTCGGCCACCAGGCCATTTACCTGTCCGGCGGCGGCGTCGCAAACGCCTCCTATGGTCTGCCGGATCTGGGTATGACCTCCATGAACGATGTGGTCGAGGACGTTCGGCGTATTACCGCAGCTACCGACGTACCGCTGCTGGTGGACATCGACACCGGCTGGGGCGGCGCTTTCAACATCGGCCGCACCATCCGCGAGATGGAACGTGCCGGAGCCGCCGCTGTCCATATTGAAGATCAGGTTGCCCAGAAGCGCTGTGGCCACCGCCCGAACAAGGAAATCGTGTCCCAGGAAGAAATGGTCGACCGGATCAAGGCCGCCGTGGATGCCCGTGAAGACGAAGACTTCTTCATCATGGCTCGCACCGACGCCTTCCAGAAAGAAGGCCTCGAAGCCGCCATCGAGCGCGCCAAGGCCTGCATCGAAGCCGGCGCCGACGGCATCTTCGCCGAAGCGGTTACTGAGCTTGAACACTACAAGGCCTTCTCTGAAGCCCTGGACGTGCCCATTCTGGCCAATATCACTGAATTCGGAGCCACACCGCTGTACAACCGCAAGGAACTGGCCGAAGCCGGCGCCGACATGGTTCTTTACCCGCTCAGCGCCTTCCGCGCCATGAACAAGGCCGCCCTGACTGTTTACCAGAGCATCCTGGAGAAGGGCGACCAGAAAGACGTGGTTGACCTGATGCAGACCCGGATGGAGCTGTACGATTTCCTGAACTACCACGATTTCGAGCAGAAGCTGGACCAGCTTTTCCAGCAGAGCAAGGGTTAA
- the prpC gene encoding bifunctional 2-methylcitrate synthase/citrate synthase, giving the protein MAEAKKLSGAGLRGQVAGETALCTVGQSGAGLTYRGYDIADLAEKAQFEEIAYLLLRGKLPNRQELDAYKKKLQSLRGLPAALKTVLEQIPKDAHPMDVMRTGCSMLGNLETEEDFSEQDDKIDRMLAVFPSIITYWYRFAHEGVRLETESDVDSIGGHFLELLRGKKPSELHEKVMNVSLILYAEHEFNASTFTARVCASTLSDIHSCVTGAIGTLRGPLHGGANEAAMALIQKFQTPEEAEEGLLGMLERKEKIMGFGHAIYKESDPRNAIIKQWSRKLAEEVGDTVLYPVSERCEAVMWREKKLFCNADFFHASAYHFMGIPTELFTPIFVMSRVSGWTAHVKEQRENNRIIRPSADYTGPADSKWVPIDERP; this is encoded by the coding sequence ATGGCTGAAGCAAAAAAACTGAGCGGCGCAGGCCTTCGTGGCCAGGTAGCTGGTGAAACCGCCCTGTGTACCGTTGGCCAGAGCGGTGCGGGCCTGACATACCGTGGCTATGACATCGCAGATCTGGCCGAAAAAGCCCAGTTCGAGGAAATCGCCTATCTGCTTCTGCGCGGCAAACTGCCAAACCGCCAGGAACTGGACGCCTACAAGAAAAAGCTCCAGAGCCTGCGGGGCCTGCCGGCTGCCCTGAAAACCGTGCTTGAGCAGATCCCTAAAGACGCGCACCCGATGGATGTGATGCGCACCGGCTGCTCCATGCTGGGCAATCTGGAAACCGAAGAAGACTTCAGCGAGCAGGACGACAAGATCGACCGCATGCTGGCGGTGTTCCCGTCTATCATCACCTACTGGTACCGCTTCGCCCACGAAGGCGTTCGGCTTGAAACTGAGAGCGACGTGGACTCTATCGGCGGCCACTTCCTGGAACTGCTGCGCGGCAAGAAGCCCAGCGAATTGCACGAGAAGGTGATGAACGTCTCCCTGATTCTCTATGCCGAGCACGAATTTAATGCTTCCACTTTCACTGCCCGTGTCTGTGCCTCCACCTTGTCTGACATCCACAGCTGCGTTACCGGTGCCATTGGCACCCTGCGAGGCCCCCTGCACGGTGGTGCAAACGAAGCGGCCATGGCGCTGATCCAGAAGTTCCAGACTCCGGAAGAGGCCGAAGAAGGTCTTCTGGGCATGCTTGAGCGCAAGGAAAAGATCATGGGCTTCGGCCACGCGATCTACAAGGAATCCGACCCGCGCAACGCCATCATCAAGCAGTGGTCCAGGAAGCTGGCGGAAGAAGTGGGTGATACCGTGCTGTACCCGGTATCCGAGCGCTGTGAAGCCGTCATGTGGCGCGAGAAGAAGCTGTTCTGCAACGCAGACTTCTTCCACGCATCGGCCTATCACTTCATGGGCATTCCGACCGAACTGTTCACCCCGATCTTCGTGATGTCCCGCGTCTCCGGCTGGACCGCCCACGTGAAAGAGCAGCGCGAGAACAACCGCATCATCCGCCCAAGCGCCGATTACACTGGCCCGGCGGATTCGAAGTGGGTGCCGATCGACGAACGGCCGTGA
- the acnD gene encoding Fe/S-dependent 2-methylisocitrate dehydratase AcnD, with product MNTDYRKPLPGTDLDYFDTRQAVEDIQAGAYDKLPYTSKILAEQLVRRCDPEVLTDSLKQLIERKRDLDFPWYPARVVCHDILGQTALVDLAGLRDAIAEKGGDPAKVNPVVPTQLIVDHSLAVEHAGFEKDAFEKNRQIEDRRNDDRFHFINWTKTAFKNVDVIPPGNGIMHQINLEKMSPVVQNRPDGEGKRVAFPDTCVGTDSHTPMVDALGVISVGVGGLEAESVMLGRASMMRLPDIVGVELTGKLQPGITSTDMVLAITEFLRKERVVGAYLEFYGEGADSLSVGDRATISNMTPEYGATAAMFYIDGQTIDYLKLTGREDDQVALVETFAKETGLWADSMKNAEYERVLKFDLSKVARTLAGPSNPHAHLPTSELAERGIAGEWEQEEGKMPDGACIIAAITSCTNTSNPRNMVAAGLIARNANKLGLTRKPWVKTSLAPGSKTVKMYLEEAKLLPELEQLGFGVVAFACTTCNGMSGALDPKIAQEIMDRDLFSTAVLSGNRNFDGRIHPYAKQAFLASPPLVVAYAIAGTIRFDIEKDALGYDQDGNPVTLKDIWPDDAEIDAIVKSSVKPEQFRSTYIPMFDITRDAQANTNPLYEWRPQSTYIRRPPYWEGGMVGEKTLKGMRPLAVLPDNITTDHLSPSNAIMMNSAAGEYLHKMGVPEEDFNSYATHRGDHLTAQRATFANPKLFNEMVRDENDNVRQGSLARIEPEGKVVRMWEAIETYMDRKQPLIIIAGADYGQGSSRDWAAKGVALAGVEAIVAEGFERIHRTNLIGMGVMPLQFEEGTTRKTLGIDGTETYDVEGTPAPRAELTLVIHRKNGSTERIPVVCRLDTAEEVSIYSAGGVLQRFAEDFLQSEGAA from the coding sequence ATGAACACCGACTACCGCAAACCCCTCCCAGGCACCGACCTGGACTACTTCGATACCCGCCAGGCCGTGGAAGACATCCAGGCCGGCGCGTATGACAAACTCCCGTATACCTCCAAAATCCTGGCGGAACAACTGGTTCGCCGCTGCGATCCCGAGGTGCTGACGGACTCCCTGAAGCAGCTGATCGAACGCAAGCGCGACCTGGACTTCCCCTGGTACCCGGCCCGTGTGGTCTGCCACGACATCCTCGGCCAGACTGCCCTGGTGGATCTGGCCGGCCTGCGTGACGCCATCGCCGAGAAGGGCGGTGACCCAGCCAAGGTGAACCCTGTAGTGCCCACACAGCTAATCGTGGATCACTCTCTCGCCGTTGAGCACGCCGGTTTCGAGAAAGACGCGTTCGAGAAGAACCGTCAGATAGAAGACCGCCGTAACGACGACCGTTTCCACTTCATCAACTGGACCAAGACCGCGTTCAAGAACGTGGACGTGATTCCTCCCGGCAACGGCATCATGCATCAGATCAACCTGGAGAAGATGTCTCCGGTGGTTCAGAATCGGCCGGATGGGGAAGGAAAGCGCGTAGCTTTCCCGGATACCTGTGTTGGCACCGACAGCCACACCCCGATGGTCGATGCCCTGGGTGTCATCTCTGTCGGCGTTGGTGGCCTGGAAGCCGAGAGCGTCATGCTGGGCCGCGCCTCCATGATGCGCCTGCCGGACATCGTGGGCGTTGAGCTCACTGGCAAGCTGCAGCCGGGCATCACCAGTACTGATATGGTCCTCGCTATCACCGAATTCCTGCGCAAGGAAAGAGTGGTAGGCGCTTACCTGGAATTCTATGGCGAAGGTGCCGACAGCCTCAGCGTGGGGGACCGTGCCACCATCTCCAACATGACTCCGGAGTATGGCGCCACCGCTGCGATGTTCTACATTGACGGCCAGACCATCGATTATCTGAAGCTGACCGGTCGTGAAGACGATCAGGTTGCTCTGGTTGAGACCTTCGCAAAGGAAACCGGCCTCTGGGCAGACAGCATGAAAAACGCCGAATACGAGCGTGTGCTGAAGTTTGACCTGTCCAAAGTGGCCCGCACCCTGGCTGGCCCGTCCAACCCCCATGCGCACCTGCCCACATCCGAGCTGGCAGAACGCGGGATTGCCGGTGAATGGGAGCAGGAAGAAGGCAAGATGCCGGATGGCGCGTGCATCATCGCCGCCATCACCAGCTGTACCAACACCAGTAACCCCCGCAACATGGTGGCTGCAGGCCTGATTGCCCGCAACGCCAACAAGCTGGGCCTGACCCGTAAGCCCTGGGTGAAAACCTCCTTGGCGCCGGGTTCCAAAACGGTAAAAATGTACCTGGAAGAGGCCAAACTGCTGCCCGAGCTGGAACAGCTCGGCTTCGGCGTGGTGGCCTTCGCCTGCACCACCTGCAACGGCATGAGCGGCGCCCTGGATCCGAAAATCGCCCAGGAAATTATGGACCGTGACCTGTTCTCAACAGCGGTACTTTCCGGTAACCGGAACTTCGACGGCCGGATTCACCCTTACGCCAAACAGGCGTTCCTGGCGTCGCCGCCGCTGGTGGTTGCCTATGCGATTGCTGGCACCATCCGCTTCGACATCGAAAAAGATGCCCTCGGTTACGACCAGGACGGCAATCCCGTTACCCTGAAGGACATCTGGCCGGACGACGCGGAAATCGATGCCATCGTGAAATCCAGCGTGAAGCCGGAACAGTTCCGCAGCACCTACATCCCGATGTTCGACATCACCCGGGATGCCCAGGCCAACACCAACCCGCTGTACGAGTGGCGCCCGCAGAGCACCTACATCCGTCGTCCGCCGTACTGGGAAGGCGGCATGGTGGGTGAGAAAACCCTCAAGGGCATGCGTCCGCTGGCGGTGTTGCCGGACAACATCACCACCGACCATCTGTCGCCCTCAAACGCGATCATGATGAACAGTGCCGCCGGTGAATACCTGCACAAAATGGGTGTGCCGGAGGAAGACTTCAATTCCTACGCCACCCACCGGGGCGACCACCTGACCGCCCAGCGTGCTACGTTTGCCAACCCGAAGCTGTTCAACGAAATGGTCCGGGATGAAAACGACAACGTGAGGCAGGGCTCCCTGGCCCGCATCGAGCCGGAAGGCAAGGTTGTCCGCATGTGGGAAGCCATCGAAACCTACATGGATCGCAAGCAGCCGCTGATCATCATCGCCGGTGCCGACTACGGGCAGGGCTCCTCCCGTGACTGGGCCGCCAAGGGCGTAGCACTGGCGGGTGTAGAAGCCATCGTGGCCGAAGGCTTCGAGCGGATTCACCGCACCAACCTGATCGGCATGGGTGTTATGCCCCTGCAGTTCGAGGAAGGCACCACCCGCAAGACCCTGGGCATCGACGGCACCGAAACCTACGACGTGGAAGGCACCCCCGCACCTCGCGCCGAGCTCACGCTGGTTATCCACCGGAAGAACGGCAGCACCGAGCGCATTCCGGTCGTCTGCCGCCTGGATACCGCTGAAGAAGTGTCCATCTACAGCGCTGGTGGTGTGTTGCAGCGGTTTGCGGAAGATTTCCTGCAGTCCGAAGGGGCGGCGTAG